The genomic stretch gaaaatacctcATTTGGGAAATTGCTGTCTTCTTTTTGAAATTGTAGCTGGAAGAAAGCGTGTGGATTCATCAAAACAAACCCTTCTCCCGCAGGTCATCAATAACCTATACAAAAGCAAGCTTCTAAAAGATGCTAGCCGCTAATCAGGTGGCAGGTTGAGGCCTAGCGTCTAGGCAACTAGGTGGGGTCTAGGCGGGCAGCTAAGCATGTCTAGAcacactttcttaattttcaacacCTAGGAAGTAATCGGGTTGTTGATCAGCCGCCTAATACCTAGGCTGGGTTTAGACGGCGCTAGACGGGAATTTGTAGAACAGTGTACATAACGTATCCAGTGCGGCACGCAcatacttaaaaaatagactCGTACATATCAgtaaatttttcttcttcctccagcTGATCATGGTTGGAAGGGAAAAGAATGCAGAACAACTGCATATACTGGTAGTGATTACAGCTTCCCATTGTGTGAGACATTCCTCAGTGTGCCGTCCGCCGATGAGCGAGGCGCATCACTGATTCACTATGCATATTAATTCTTGATACAGTATATTCATCTAATGCACGCATTGAGACTGTAGGTTTGACTTGGAGGACTACTTATGAGTATTAGAcccttgtttttatttatttaatttctgcaTCAAGATTTTAGGTTAAATTACTTGGGACAAAAGTAATACAGTTGATTCAGTAAGAGATAAAAAGTTGTAGCTACTCAAATATTATTGAGAATCTAACTAAATTAATTGCGTGTATATCACTCTATTAACGTCGCTCTTATTACATTTCACATGATTTGAATAAGGAGGTATAACCTGATTGCACCCAAGAATCCCTTCAAAGTACCCCAATTATGTTAAATTCTTAATGCAAACCAAATCCATAATCTTAgtgctagtttggtattgttgtgctttttaaaaaaactgcttctactatgctatgagaataaacagctgtaaaataaagctgctaagtgtttggttttttttttttttttttttttttttttttttttttttttttttttgtaaaagtacttttaataaaaaataaaaaaaaaattgtttgagtgtttggtaaacatttatataaattgctttgaatatgttaaatgactaaaaatgatatGATATTTAATGTGCTATAATAATTATCAAAGACAATAATGTAGGGGTaaagattgtaattttgtaaaacatgtgggGGTATACTTGCCATTTGAAAATGTCAAAATGAACATTGattactatgctttgaaaaacaaacatttttttagaagcatggtAGACCCTACTTCTGCTTCTATCCTTTTTTACTTTCATTTATagcagtgtttttttttaaacactttcttttattttattttttttatcaaacacatttaatgttccagattttttaataagctgttttttgttttaaaaacatcacaatcccaaaccaaacccttAGAGGTTCTTTTTGTAATCATACTTCTAATCTTCCTTTGATTAGCTCAATTAAACTCTGAATTGAGAGGAAAAATGAtccaaaaaccaaagaaaaacacAGGATTGAAAACTTCATACGAATCAAAAGGAACCACAATAAGGCAGTTATGCAGCCAAATCAAATTCTAGTAAAATACAACCTCAATAGAACACCTATAGACCATGAAGAGGTTGCGACCGGAATTTCGAAATACTCATTTCCGATCTTCAACCACTGTTTCCCAATCATTAGCAGAGACTCTTCTTATTCTTCAGATGGCATCAAAGGGTAGTCTTTTTCCTCAGCTACTCCTTCCGGGAAAATTTTTTCAGATTTCATTTTATTTGGCCCTCTTTCCGATTAAATTTTCGAGATGGGGTTTTGTGAAACTTGATCAAAGATGTCACCCAACtttgaaagaagaaaacaaaagaaaagagaaaactcCATAACATTAATAAGGGAATTCAAAGCAATGTTACACATCACACAACCTCAAATATCTAGGAAGCAAATTTACAAGCAAAAGTCCCTTATTGATGGACCTTTGACGATTCTGTATATAAATAAAAGTTCTAGCGTCATCAAACAAGTAACACGCCTTCAAGCCGAGTGCCTTCCGCGACTTAATCTCACTGGCAACCACCATGAGTACTTGTCCATTCTGCTCCACATCCATAGCAGAACTGGTATTGGCACCTGCAAATACAATATACAGTAAACACAACTCCCACCAAGTAATCTATCTAAAATCATTAAACCTTACATTAACCACAATTAAATAAAGTATTTCAACATCATCAGTCAAAACTAATTAGCTGTTTAACCCATTAAACTTATTCCATCACTAAACGCATTCATCATCTAAATCATGTCAAGGATAAAAGTACTCGTGTGTTAGAATGTGCATCCCACCGACAACTAATTGGCAATTTGTGGGGACGctaagatttttaaaactattaatGCAAGGCTTCCATTTCCGATGTAGAGTACTACCCTATCTACATGCCTCATCATATGTGGAGTCACTCAAACCAAACATAAGAAAATGTGTCGCCACCAAGTTTAACTCGTGGCTAATCTGCTctgatattattatattatgttAGATAATACTCTCAACAAGATAAACCATAATTGTGATGATAACGAGAATTATTGATGAAATTTTTATGTCAATTGCAGATAAAATGCCCTAAATAAGCAACAACTGCCTATGCCTAATATACTTTGTGCAGTTACTATCAAATTAAACAAACTGACCTGCAAGTAATATGCAAACAACCTTGAGTCTTCTCCACATAATATTTGCACCTAGGGCACCGCTTCCACTTATTCTGCTTTGCAAGTTCCTTAACCATAAGATCCGCCCTCCCTCGCTCGTCCTCGTTAAGTTTCCGATACTCCTCACAATCAACTCCTGGATGCCAAGGGACCTGACATCGTGCACAGAACAGTCTATGGCAAATGGGACACTCGGACACTCTTACAGCCTCCTCACCTTCATTGTCGATCATCAAAACCGTTGAGCAGTCACTGAAAGGACAGTAGAGTCTTTGTGCCCCTAAAACCATAGCTTCACAAAGGGCATCATTCCACCTTTCTATGACTTCTTTGGGAAGTATTGGCATACAAGCATCAAGTTCCAGCACAGCCCTGCAGTCCAAGCCGGGGCACAAAATTACGTGAATGTTTGCTTGGATTTTGGATGCCACATGCTTGGTTATGCAGTCAGAGCAGAAGGAGTGAACGCAGCCCTCATTTTGAAAAAACTCATCAGCCTCTTTCATTTCAACACAAATCTCACAAAGGATTTGTGTTGATGGTTGTGGTGGGTTGGATTGGATTGCTTGGGTTGCTTGGATTGTTGCCgatgatgaagaggaagaggaaccGCCATTGTGCGTCGATTGGGAGGTGATTGCAGAAGAGGACATTAGAGCCTCTTGGAACTGCAAATCTTGTGCGTACTTGGAATCTGAAACTAGTTCAGACTCGTCATAAGTTTCATCATCAAAGAGTGCGGAAAAGTAGAAATCGTCTACATTCAGATGAAGATCACCAGACGCGGATGCGTTCACTTGTGCCATATGATACGCTACAAGTCAACTCTTCATCTCCACtactatatatattatataaaataaatgccacttctgtttttaagtttttaagttactttataagtgatggaggggtTTTTATCTTTCCGGAAGTTTAGTCTTTAGTAGTACTGATCCCTCCTTCCTTGAGGGGTTTCTATcttttggggcattgatttgcTTTGATAGGAATATCTCTCtagtatgtatgtgtgtgtgtgtgtgtgtgtgtgtgtgtgtgtgtgtgtgtgtaattatCCACAGTTGTATTAGAATAACAAAACTTAATTTTGTTATCTTTTAACTCAAATAATTTCACCATTTTTTTGCCGTGCAGCTACTAATAAAACTTTTTTTcctaataaaaataacaaaaatgttgcattcctattagattaggaatgtgattgtgtaactCCTAATATATCTAGGATATCCTTATGGGATTGTACCACATCTcttagactagatattatcctattagagttatAATACACCCAAGAAAACCTGAATGTTTCATGTATACCACGTCTtagaacccgaatgttctaactttgatgcttatggatattTTATATCCTATAGCATTATTCACAAGCTTGTTCCCTCCATTCAATGGATTGTCGAACCGTCACAAGTTCGATCTCACTGATTTGGATGTTTCTAAAAGAAACCACGATTTGGATGTTTCTAACacaaaccactttatgtgggtacaagacgtgaatctccacttgactatcaagaagatGAGAAACTATTGTAaccaacaatggcatggaagagttaaataagcctccgccatgatcttcattccaAGACTTATGCCCAAAGCATTACAAACGGAATTACCTCCCGAatgaggattccatggctctttggctcacTTCTACAGATCGTTTAATCATGAAAGATATTGTCTGAAGCACACCGTGATTACGTCGATGAATGAGTGTGATTCTAACGTTTATAAATCCAATTGAATTTTGATTGGAGAATatttttctcgtccttccatgtttctaactcgtTCCTAAAACAATAGTGTAGAAagcggaagtttaccaaattcttggaACTAATTACTACCATAAATGTGAGAAAACGGTATAGACTCAGCTTTGACTAGAGTCTACCGAATGGTTATGCCCTGCTTCGGCAGGGATACACCGAACGGCATGCTCTACTTCGGTAGAGATGCACTCTACTTCGGCAAAGGCTTACCAAACAAACTCCTCCAGCTTCGACTGGAGCCTACCAAACCCAAGTCGGTCTAtctctctcacaatccaatttcaagtttgtttttacaacatatggtaaaATCAGGATCTGCCAAcgtgtggcatcatgcccgaagcgtgatccttggcacctaagacctaaaacttcaagaataagggataatattccCGAACCTCAACCTTGCAGAATCTACATTCGTCTCGATAGAATAGATCATTAGTTATGCACCTATTCGTGCCTCTACCAATGTCGTTGAGGAGTACTATTctcgtagtcaatatgtgaaactaattttgctccaccgaaCACTGttggaagagcagaattttgacatgaataGCCATGTTGGCTGAATCCCCTCagtaattttgatttaatttgtgaacatttttctatgttcttggattccagtttggtgtttgttttagttatggatcatcttattgatattgtccttgaatatgagttaatcgaatcatgtttcttgtatacatgtgactaaattcaattaaacacgtggtTAGGtacgaatgtgggaaagttagttatCTGGATGAACGCGATACTACACACACTAGCTTTATACCTAAATGACATCTCTAGTAATGACTTCAAGTCtgtccaacctgattaagagcattggcacactcctcgttgtatgaatgtCATGACACGTGCAACAAACAGAAACAAATAGCTTAATTTAAAGTGTACAATGGTATACTGACCATACACTCCTACACTCTTGCATGATATGTAAAGCTGAAAAGGGAATGGATATTCTGCATTTTGCATGTCGACTCAGTTTTTTCTAAATAGGCAGAACAAATAACCAACACAAACTCTTTGTTGAAGTACATAACAAAACAACTACTAAGTAGCTGCAACGGCAAATCAGTCAAAATATGCATAAACGTAACagcacataaaataaaaataccttTAACAGGAGAGTCAGACCAAGCAGATAGACTCCTGCTAAGAAATCCTGGACGACTTTGTCTACCCTTGACTTGTTCTCCCTTCTGCAGCCAAGGACTCCCACTCCCAGCATCCGACTGATGACTGCATGGAATGATGGTAAAATGTTTTAATGTGACAAAACCCTTTATCAATGATCAGGGGACACATCCATTCATCTAACTGAGCTTTTAGGGACCGCTAATGTTTACCTTCCAAATACAAAACCTAACCAGAAATCTAAacttatttcaaaaaaaatatagctccacacaaaaagttaaaaattatttcgGCTAAAATGCATTCACTTCTGTAATACCAAGAGAATGTATGACTTACGATTTGCGATGCCATTTCAGAGAAGTAATCAACTTCATGATAATCCAGTAAGAAACCAAAGCGCCCATTGCTAAAGGAGTATCGAGAGTGCTctgagaaaatgaaaagaatcaATAACCAAATATTTTGGCAATTACATCAAATTATAAAACTTACTTTAACATAAGATTACTGAATAACCAATTCAGTCATAAGTGCCTGTGGGTCCATAAgacaaatttaaattaaaaaaaggtttgAAGTAACATTGTCCTAATGGTGCCAGGCAATAAATGGTGTTTCTATGATCTAAAAATTGATCCTCAAAGGGACAAGTAATAGACAAGAAACACAATCTAGGTGTATTGTACTTGGCTATGGAAAGTGACATGCTGTATATGTCTACTGAGTATTGAGTGTCCAATAATCTACTAGCCAAATCTTAGTACACAAGGACATGGACCTATTATCCAAAAATTCTCCTTTCACACATATCGGCTATAAAAAGTCCCTCAAATAATTTTAGCAAGGTACATAATCAAATAATTTTAGCAAGGTACATCAAGTACCGTTACAAATTTCTACCCCACATAGTTTAATTAAGCAGGCAAACATTTGTACTCGAATATCAAGAATACAGCCAAAAGGAATGCGAGAGAACACCTGCAAGATGGAGGTTGTTCCAATGATACGCATAGCCCACTTGACAAATTGTGCTATACCAACATCTACTGTCCCATCTTTTGAGACAACAAACTCCCTCACAATCCAGTACCCTAATGCAGCTCCCGCAGGGATAATTCCCACTAGTAAAAATATAGAGACCTGGCAGAAAAACACAAGAAGCCAAGACAATGAAGTGATCTAAAGAGAACGTTTCAGAAGCAGACAATTTGTATAGATATTTATGAGAATTTTGCGAATATAAGATTTAGGGAACCAATACTTACTGGGTTATGCATCTCTTCACTTagcccaaaactcaaaagaacaGAATTTACCATCAGTGAAAACTGAGGAACAAGGAAAGATCCTGCTCCAAGCTGTCAAAGGCATATAAATTGTAAGAATTACTTGTACTGTCAATTACATGAGGTCAATAAGTTACCATGAAGCACCAGTAAACTTCAAGACACCAATTGTTACCACTGATCCATATATGGTAAGATAGAGGACATTTTTCCTTCCAGTTGGCAACAGCTTCATTCCCTGAAAGATTAAAGACAAACAATGATGCAAAACATTACCTACAAATTTGCAAGCTAAAACTTCAGGTGAAAAGATAATGATCATAAAATCCTGTAATTACATTTCGTTTCATAGGAGATCTGAAATTCAAACTACCCAATGAAAAACTAAAAGCATGCAAGTCAAACAAAAATACATCGGAATCACACAAAAAATTACCTGGAAGAGAATGATTATAATGACCAGAAAAACTCCTATAACCATTGAACTGCTATAATAAAAAGGTACCCAATTGCTGACAATTGGTGCAAACAATAGTAAAGTAAATCCCAATGCAAGACACACAAGGCGCCATCTCTGAAAATCTGTACAGACAAAAATAGATAACTATCAGAGCCTGCAAATTGTAGCATAAGCAATTATAGTCAGCCacacttttatttttatcagaCCTTCTTCAACAGTTATGGTGACAGAGCCAGGTATTTTTCCAATGAACTTGACATCGACATATCTTTCATCATAAGGCGACATGACAGAACTCCATAAGCCTTTCTGAAAAATTTTCCAATCATCCTCTACACACTGACATAATCCAAGCGTATTATTCCTGTAAAAAAATTCATGAGTGAGACAAAACAATCCACACAAAAAaggtgtgcatgtgtgtgagagTGCAACTCGAGAAAATGAGTAAGGGAAAGAGAAacggagagagggagggaggggtaGCATATGGTGCACTCATAACTCAACCAATAAAACACAATTATCCTAAAAAAGACAAAATGATTGTCACAGTAAAGATGAGACATTTCACTCACCTATGAAAACAGACTTGAGTTTTGCTATGCAACCACTCCGGGATTACAAGAGATGTAGATAAGGTGATCTTAAGTGAACTTGCATAACTCCCAAGTTTTAACCTGGATGTACCAGAAATTCGTGCCCgttcacaaaataaaacatcTTTAGAACCAGGCACAGCTGAGTGCTCAGAAAGAGGTGCGGGGATGACTTCTAGTACTGGGTTTTTAATATCAACAGCTGTGATTTTAACATTAATAAAGGTTAGTTTCAAATATGCAAACAAACCACCAAAGTACACGAGATATTCGAACtcttcaaagttcaaatcccTAAAATTATAATGGACATATTGTTTAGCTATAGCAgattaaaaactcaaaatcaaCACGACATCGAGCAGTAAGGTGCAACATATGTTATCAGACCAAACCCATAAGGGTATCACGCTAAACTACAATATTGAAACTAACATTCCACTTTAAAGGCCAAAAAGTCGACATTTTTTAAACCCTAACCCGCTAACAACTTGACATTTCCCTCAAGCAATACAGCAACCGAAATAAACCCTAAAGAGGCATAATGAAACCCTAAACCTCTATCTgccttacaagtaaagaaacaACAAAAGTGAGACTAAAACGTAGTAAGCAAATAAATGCAGAGCAAGTCAAAGTGCAAGTTTTTCTCTCTTAAAATGGAAATAAGTAAACAACCCACACACTCAAACATCAAAATTTCACTgattttcctaaaattttctCGGGAAGCAAGCAGGCGGCGACCAGCAATACTGAACAAAATTTGACAATATAGAGATAGATACCTTTGAGTTCGGTGGCAAGTGAGAGGGTCGGAAGAGAGAGACAGAAAGCAAAGAGAAGAATGAGAATGgcggaggagagagaagagccCATTGCATCGCACACtcactactctctctctctgcgttCCGGGAAAGCTTTGATCCAAAAAGTGTCCATCATTTGGTGAGTTTTAACCACGGttgatttttaatgaaaataacatCTTTATTCTAAAAAGTTActcatggtactatttatttataacatcttttattaatttgattaaaactcaaaattttcaaactttttccaTTAATTTTCCTCCATTTTTTCTGTTTCTAATTCCAAATTTTGAAGAAAGATTTCTTAGCGAAGGAGGAAAGCTTCATGTTTTGGGCCCTGTAGAAAAGGGCTTGGATTTTGGCTGCCCCAAAGGCACAGTGACGATTGGGCTTTTCTTATACTTCATCTCATAAGTACTAATAGAAAACACGCTAGTTTCAATTAAGAAACTGCATATAGGAGTAAACTTCACAAAATTGAAACTCAGTACAGAACAACTTATATTCTAAGGAAAAATGTGAGTAAATGTAATTAGtcaaaatttaacatctttAGGATGGAAGTAGGATGCACACAAAGGTATGGCCAACTCAAAATGGGTGAGTCGTCAAAAGCTCGTCAGGCAAAACAACCCCATTGGACAAATGATCTTGTTTGTaggaaaaaaaagtacattaataTCAAATgagtatacttcaggatacttTTCCTAAGTTTGATAATGGTAAAATACGGCCGACTCAGCTGACGACCCAAGTATGAAGGACAGAGATGACGCAAAAACAGCGTTTTTTTTGTCCTAGGGTTTTGGAAAAGGAGTGGCTCGGCTTTAACAGCTCACAACCGTGGCTCGACAACACAGCTTAAATGGCTTCAATTTGTGGCTTCATGCAGATCAATGTGCATAAACTAtaattctgtttttttttcttttctcgcACAATTATCAGTTTGCCACAAGATATAAGAATTGTGAACATAATTTAAGCATAATAGTATAATTCGAAACGTGTAAAGTTGGATTTATGCATCATTGTGAAGATTTCAtgcaatcaaaacccaaaaaaataaaaaattgaaatcattgggtttttattttttttcttcttattcctTCTAACAATTCGATCATCTATGGAATTAGGAATTGCATCTCAGGTACGCCAACTTgcatttttttatgtgttttgtgATGCTATAAATGGTCCATTAataattgctttctttctcatttttcgAGTATCTACTTATATTCATGCattattttgaacaaataattctagtacaaaaacatgtttgcaCGACGGAAACTTGAGCGACGCAAcaaatttcgtcgcgcaaagtaggTTTGCGCGACGCTAAAcacaaaacgtcgcgcaaagtagCTTTGCACAATGAAGGTTTTAGGGTAGGTTGGATTGAAATATGGTTTATGGTATCAAAACTTCGTTAGAGGTAGACAAGAGAACATATGATATGTTCGATACTTGGAGCTTGAATTAGAGTGGGGACCAGGACCCTTTAGATTTGAAATCATGTAGTTGGATCTGTAAACACGAattttcctgaaacaagaacacgtgtacaaaataatattttgtattgatttttttggggttacaatctctttgtaatttggtcATCTGATTCGATCTCAATAAGATGTTGGTTTGTTGacgtgttgttgatccaagggttgtcgaggcttgatcttggatgaacaatTGGAAGTTTCTTTAAGGGttgtcgaggcttgatcttgaagaacaaggATGAACAGATCTTTgaaggcttttgggcttgatcttgaagttgttgatccaaaaggtcgttggggcttgatcttaggatgaacataTGGGAGCTTCTTTaaaggcttttgggcttaatcttgaagttgttgatccaaagggtcgttgaGGCTTGATTTTAGGATGAACAGGTAAGAACTTCTTTAAGGGCATTCAAGGCTTGATCTTTGAATAATGCTTGtgcggatttcttcaagggcttttgggcttgatcttaaaggttgatggatgagcggatcttcaagggcttttgggcttgatcttgaagaacggtgatgaacggatcttcaagggctttttgGCTTAATCTtaaagaacgattggatgtgtggatttgttgatgttgttgatccaaagggtcgttgggacttgatcttaggatgaacggatgatgaacaatgAACACTTCCTTCAatggccgtcggggcttgatcttgagttggtggaagttctttaAGGGTCgtcaaggcttgatcttgaatgaggatttgacgaagaacgaagagagcttttttgatccttcgggatttgcttgagagctttaaagtttcaaagcttcaaggttttggtgtgatattcatttcttttaaagaaataaagtattcacattttgaatttgctctttattcttcaaagtttttgcgttttttgttgatgatgtaactgtacttgaagttttgaaatttcaagttgcctacgtaccctcggtTGAGgaaggatcaagtcatgacgcaGTTCAAATGAGCGatgatgtgagaattatacgcacacaaattaaaccctctttttatcaattgtagtgaagaatgtaagtagggatcgttctggaccggggattaggagggattgttaatcacttggatttgactcaaaaacgtaaaaacacaatataaaacaccaaactagacccaaagaatgcaaaactaaagtttaaaacactaagacaaaccaaaagactcaaaacagcaagaaaacactcaaaactgtcttaaaactactttctgagcagttttgagcactagagaagaatttggacgaaaatagttataacttgactcaagatactttaaaaacacaaactaaattgatttctaactaatttgacactccaagtaaagggggattttgattttgacgaatttgaaaacaaaacttaaaactttgtaaaacaaacagattttaaaacgaatttggatttaatgaatggaatgaaggctagctaaggggttcatctccacacatgccatacttgcacacaaaacgatttctaattgcttttcaatacaccatgaattctcaacgccctagattaaccgtgaattgcactaattaaccctcagattttcctaacgttattgaattggatgattgcatacgacaacccaaagcattccccacaagttccctacatgaattgcataatagagatacaagcaagaatcattaagttctttgaaaaccataagcattgacgaagcactcgttactatgaattgcatgaaacttatgccaagaatttacttaacgcaattgagatcatcaacttttactacttgtgaatataagtttgtaacgattaggtgaaacttccttatatcctagcattagatttacgcatgataattaagcatgcactctcaaccaacatcCTCAAAtcaatttaattcaaatagataaatgaattgaattcacaacttatgaaacgcaattagaggtaatcaaatcatatagcaagcatgatcatggtt from Pyrus communis chromosome 7, drPyrComm1.1, whole genome shotgun sequence encodes the following:
- the LOC137739511 gene encoding uncharacterized protein isoform X2, with the translated sequence MGSSLSSAILILLFAFCLSLPTLSLATELKAVDIKNPVLEVIPAPLSEHSAVPGSKDVLFCERARISGTSRLKLGSYASSLKITLSTSLVIPEWLHSKTQVCFHRNNTLGLCQCVEDDWKIFQKGLWSSVMSPYDERYVDVKFIGKIPGSVTITVEEDFQRWRLVCLALGFTLLLFAPIVSNWVPFYYSSSMVIGVFLVIIIILFQGMKLLPTGRKNVLYLTIYGSVLGAGSFLVPQFSLMVNSVLLSFGLSEEMHNPVSIFLLVGIIPAGAALGYWIVREFVVSKDGTVDVGIAQFVKWAMRIIGTTSILQSTLDTPLAMGALVSYWIIMKLITSLKWHRKSHQSDAGSGSPWLQKGEQVKGRQSRPGFLSRSLSAWSDSPVKDSKYAQDLQFQEALMSSSAITSQSTHNGGSSSSSSSATIQATQAIQSNPPQPSTQILCEICVEMKEADEFFQNEGCVHSFCSDCITKHVASKIQANIHVILCPGLDCRAVLELDACMPILPKEVIERWNDALCEAMVLGAQRLYCPFSDCSTVLMIDNEGEEAVRVSECPICHRLFCARCQVPWHPGVDCEEYRKLNEDERGRADLMVKELAKQNKWKRCPRCKYYVEKTQGCLHITCRCQYQFCYGCGAEWTSTHGGCQ
- the LOC137739511 gene encoding uncharacterized protein isoform X3, whose amino-acid sequence is MGSSLSSAILILLFAFCLSLPTLSLATELKAVDIKNPVLEVIPAPLSEHSAVPGSKDVLFCERARISGTSRLKLGSYASSLKITLSTSLVIPEWLHSKTQVCFHRNNTLGLCQCVEDDWKIFQKGLWSSVMSPYDERYVDVKFIGKIPGSVTITVEEDFQRWRLVCLALGFTLLLFAPIVSNWVPFYYSSSMVIGVFLVIIIILFQGMKLLPTGRKNVLYLTIYGSVLGAGSFLVPQFSLMVNSVLLSFGLSEEMHNPVSIFLLVGIIPAGAALGYWIVREFVVSKDGTVDVGIAQFVKWAMRIIGTTSILQSTLDTPLAMGALVSYWIIMKLITSLKWHRKSHQSDAGSGSPWLQKGEQVKGRQSRPGFLSRSLSAWSDSPVKGANTSSAMDVEQNGQVLMVVASEIKSRKALGLKACYLFDDARTFIYIQNRQRSINKGLLLVNLLPRYLRLCDV
- the LOC137739511 gene encoding uncharacterized protein isoform X1 yields the protein MGSSLSSAILILLFAFCLSLPTLSLATELKAVDIKNPVLEVIPAPLSEHSAVPGSKDVLFCERARISGTSRLKLGSYASSLKITLSTSLVIPEWLHSKTQVCFHRNNTLGLCQCVEDDWKIFQKGLWSSVMSPYDERYVDVKFIGKIPGSVTITVEEDFQRWRLVCLALGFTLLLFAPIVSNWVPFYYSSSMVIGVFLVIIIILFQGMKLLPTGRKNVLYLTIYGSVLGAGSFLVPQFSLMVNSVLLSFGLSEEMHNPVSIFLLVGIIPAGAALGYWIVREFVVSKDGTVDVGIAQFVKWAMRIIGTTSILQSTLDTPLAMGALVSYWIIMKLITSLKWHRKSHQSDAGSGSPWLQKGEQVKGRQSRPGFLSRSLSAWSDSPVKVSDSKYAQDLQFQEALMSSSAITSQSTHNGGSSSSSSSATIQATQAIQSNPPQPSTQILCEICVEMKEADEFFQNEGCVHSFCSDCITKHVASKIQANIHVILCPGLDCRAVLELDACMPILPKEVIERWNDALCEAMVLGAQRLYCPFSDCSTVLMIDNEGEEAVRVSECPICHRLFCARCQVPWHPGVDCEEYRKLNEDERGRADLMVKELAKQNKWKRCPRCKYYVEKTQGCLHITCRCQYQFCYGCGAEWTSTHGGCQ